The Paracoccus sediminicola genome has a segment encoding these proteins:
- a CDS encoding PaaI family thioesterase, with product MDIETRIRDSFGKQTMMQSLGAEIVSVEKGRVVITSPILPTALQQHGAGHAGLAFSIGDSAAGYSALTVMEEGAEVMTVEMKINLMSPSVGERLIAEGRVIRPGRRVVVVAADVFAELKGARKHVAMLQGTMIPV from the coding sequence ATGGATATCGAAACGCGGATCCGCGACAGTTTCGGCAAGCAGACCATGATGCAAAGCCTCGGCGCCGAGATTGTCAGCGTCGAGAAGGGTCGCGTTGTGATCACATCTCCGATCCTGCCGACGGCTTTGCAGCAGCACGGGGCGGGTCACGCCGGGCTGGCCTTTTCCATTGGCGATTCCGCGGCGGGATATTCCGCGCTGACAGTAATGGAGGAGGGTGCCGAGGTGATGACGGTCGAGATGAAGATCAACCTCATGTCACCGTCCGTGGGTGAGCGCCTGATTGCAGAGGGGCGCGTCATCCGGCCTGGGCGGCGCGTCGTTGTCGTCGCCGCCGATGTCTTTGCCGAGCTGAAGGGTGCCCGCAAACATGTCGCCATGCTGCAGGGCACCATGATCCCGGTCTAG